The following coding sequences are from one Rhodobiaceae bacterium window:
- a CDS encoding hypothetical protein (cytochrome b561 homolog 2), whose product MRWKNSATRYGLLAASFHWLVALFFLGNLGLGIYMSDLEFSDPNLFPLYQLHKSFGICVLAIVMLRLVWRFIDTPPPLPESMAWWEKTAASLTHLGLYTILVAMPLTGWIIVSASPINIPTLVFDTIPVPHIGFIATDPDKDQWLAVGEWGHWLLAWSAGAAVLLHAAAAFRHHFILKDDILRRMLPWSS is encoded by the coding sequence ATGCGATGGAAAAATAGTGCTACACGCTACGGTCTGCTTGCCGCTTCTTTTCACTGGTTGGTTGCCCTGTTCTTTTTAGGCAACCTGGGGCTTGGCATCTATATGAGCGATCTGGAATTCTCCGATCCCAATCTTTTTCCCCTGTACCAGCTCCACAAGTCCTTTGGCATTTGCGTGCTTGCCATTGTGATGTTGCGCCTCGTCTGGCGATTCATCGATACGCCGCCTCCGCTGCCCGAGAGCATGGCTTGGTGGGAGAAGACTGCTGCCTCACTCACTCATCTGGGGCTTTACACAATCCTCGTAGCAATGCCACTCACCGGCTGGATCATAGTGTCAGCCTCACCAATCAATATTCCAACCCTGGTGTTTGACACTATTCCAGTCCCGCATATCGGTTTCATTGCAACCGATCCGGACAAGGATCAATGGTTGGCAGTCGGCGAATGGGGGCACTGGCTCCTTGCCTGGTCTGCTGGCGCGGCTGTTTTACTTCATGCCGCCGCAGCCTTCCGTCATCACTTCATTTTGAAGGATGACATCTTGCGCCGCATGCTCCCCTGGAGTTCCTAG